Genomic window (Pseudomonas hydrolytica):
CCTCGGCGGCTTCGCCATCGGCACCGGCGAGTTCGCCATCATGGGCCTGATGCCCAACGTCGCCGCCGACCTTGGCGTCAGCGAACCGCAGGTCGGCCATGTGATCAGCGCCTACGCCCTGGGCGTGGTGGTCGGCGCACCGACCCTCGCCCTGCTCGGCGCACGCCTGCCCAGGCGCGTCCTGCTTCTGCTGCTGATGGGCTGCTTCGCCCTTGGCAACTTCGCCAGCGCCCTGGCGCCGGGCTACGAGCCGCTGCTGATCTTCCGCTTCATCGCCGGCCTGCCCCACGGCGCCTACTTCGGCATCGCCATGCTGGTGGCCGCGTCCATGGCGCCGCCGCACAAACGCGCCAAGGCGGTGAGCCGGGTGCTGGCCGGCCTGACCGTGGCCATCCTGATCGGCAACCCGCTGGCCACCTGGCTCGGCCAGTTCATGAGCTGGCGCTACGCCTTCGCCCTGGTCGGCATCATCGCCATCACCACCATCGCCATGGTGGCGATCTTCCTGCCGGCCGATCCCAACGAGCAGCGCAGCAGCCCCAAGGGCGAGCTGCGCGCCTTCAACCGTGCGCCGATCTGGCTGGCCCTGGGCATCGGCGCCATCGGTTTCGCCGGCATGTTCTGCGTGTTCAGCTACATGGCGCCCACACTGCTGCACGTCACCCAGGTCGGCCCCGGCTGGATTCCCCTGGCCATGGGCGTGTTCGGTGCCGGCTGCATCGTCGGCAACAGCGCCGGCGGCTGGCTGTTCGATCGCCTGCGCCTGCGTGCCGTGGCCTGGATCCTGGCGTGGAGCACCCTGGTGCTGCTGGTCTTCCCCTTCGCCGCGCACAGCCTCTGGACCATCCTGCCGGCGATCTTCGCCATCGGCACCATGATCGCCCTCGGCCCCGCATTGCAGACCCACCTGATGGACGTCGCCACCGGCGCGCAGACGCTGGCGGCCGCCTCCAACCACGCCGCGTTCAACCTCGCCAATGCCCTCGGTCCCTGGCTCGGCGGCCTGGCCATCAGCGCCGGTATGAGCTGGACCGTCACCGGCTATATCGGCGCCATCACCGCCATCGCTG
Coding sequences:
- a CDS encoding MFS transporter is translated as MNNPAATAATSLSPGAILLIQLALALGGFAIGTGEFAIMGLMPNVAADLGVSEPQVGHVISAYALGVVVGAPTLALLGARLPRRVLLLLLMGCFALGNFASALAPGYEPLLIFRFIAGLPHGAYFGIAMLVAASMAPPHKRAKAVSRVLAGLTVAILIGNPLATWLGQFMSWRYAFALVGIIAITTIAMVAIFLPADPNEQRSSPKGELRAFNRAPIWLALGIGAIGFAGMFCVFSYMAPTLLHVTQVGPGWIPLAMGVFGAGCIVGNSAGGWLFDRLRLRAVAWILAWSTLVLLVFPFAAHSLWTILPAIFAIGTMIALGPALQTHLMDVATGAQTLAAASNHAAFNLANALGPWLGGLAISAGMSWTVTGYIGAITAIAGLALFAWAWKVQQRNVRN